Proteins from a genomic interval of Anas platyrhynchos isolate ZD024472 breed Pekin duck chromosome 4, IASCAAS_PekinDuck_T2T, whole genome shotgun sequence:
- the FGG gene encoding fibrinogen gamma chain, which yields MGLKPGRWAPLGYLLSLLFSTSLAYLPTRENCCILDERFGSYCPTTCGIADFFNKYRLTTDNELLEIERILQQVTNATGKADYLIQHIKTLYPPDKQQQQQSVEGFTQKSKKIIEEIIRYENTILSHESTIQQLTDAHIMNTNKIALLKQKIAQLESSCQEPCRDTTEIQETTGRDCQDIANKGARRSGLYFIKPQNAKQSFLVYCEIDSYGNGWTVLQRRLDGSEDFRRNWVQYKEGFGHLSPDDTTEFWLGNEKIHLITTQSTLPYTLRIDLEDWTGKKSTADYAVFKVGTEQDKYRLTYAYFIGGEAGDAFDGYDFGDDPSDKSYTFHNGMRFSTYDNDNDNFEGNCAEQDGSGWWMNRCHAGHLNGKYYIDGVYTSRDSDPAGYDNGIIWATWRDRWYSMKKTAMKIIPFNRLSIDGQQHTGSIKQVGDA from the exons ATGGGGCTGAAGCCAGGCAGATGGGCACCACTGGGGTATCTCCTCTCCTTGCTCTTCTCTACCAGCCTGGCG TACCTTCCCACCAGAGAAAACTGCTGCATATTAGATGAACGATTT gGTAGCTACTGCCCAACAACCTGTGGCATTGCAGATTTCTTTAACAAATACCGTCTCACTACGGATAACGAACTGCTGGAAATTGAGAGAATTTTGCAGCAAGTTACTAATGCCACAGGAAAAGCAGATTATTTGATTCAACACATCAAAACCCTCTATCCTCCAGATAAGCAGCAACAACAAC AGTCGGTTGAGGGTTTCACTCAAAAGtccaagaaaataattgaagaaaTCATCAGATATGAAAACACTATTTTGTCTCATGAAAGTACTATACA acagTTGACAGACGCACATATAATGAACACCAACAAGATTGCACTACTGAAACAGAAGATTGCTCAGCTTGAGTCAAGCTGTCAGGAACCATGCAGAGATACTACTGAAATACAGGAGACGACTGGAAGAG ATTGTCAAGATATTGCAAATAAAGGTGCCAGAAGAAGTGGTCTTTACTTCATCAAGCCTCAAAATGCTAAGCAATCATTCCTAGTCTACTGTGAGATTGACTCATATGGCAATGGCTGGACAGTGTTACAGAGG agaTTGGATGGAAGTGAGGATTTCAGAAGAAATTGGGTTCAGTACAAGGAAGGATTTGGACATCTGTCTCCAGATGACACCACTGAGTTCTGGCTGGGCAACGAAAAGATTCATTTAATAACTACACAATCCACTCTGCCATACACCCTGCGAATAGACCTGGAGGACTGGACTGGCAAGAAAAG CACTGCTGATTATGCTGTATTCAAAGTGGGAACTGAACAAGACAAGTACAGATTGACCTATGCATACTTTATTGGTGGCGAAGCTGGAGATGCCTTTGATGGCTATGATTTTGGAGATGATCCAAGTGACAAATCCTATACCTTCCATAATGGCATGCGATTCAGTACCTATGATAACGACAATGATAACTTTGAGGGCAACTGTGCTGAGCAGGATGGATCTGGATGGTGGATGAACAGATGTCATGCTGGCCACCTGAATGGCAAATATTATATAG ATGGCGTGTACACATCTCGAGATTCTGATCCAGCTGGATATGACAACGGCATTATCTGGGCAACCTGGCGTGACCGGTGGTACTCCATGAAGAAAACTGCAATGAAAATCATCCCATTCAACAGACTCTCAATAGATGGACAGCAACACACAGGCAGCATCAAGCAG gtTGGAGACGCATAA